A DNA window from Hoplias malabaricus isolate fHopMal1 chromosome 5, fHopMal1.hap1, whole genome shotgun sequence contains the following coding sequences:
- the LOC136696840 gene encoding hyaluronan and proteoglycan link protein 4-like, with the protein MFLCVYLLYCLLQENSGCTVDQGLQGSITKSVGESVVLSCSCENLEDKSYTVQWGYTETITHDTYNVQLLVFPEDHKQNQRYRGRVHILNQNPGNVSLIISHLTVEDSGTYLCGVKGKFSSAVSLHVRGPSRTVSNPVINWTIICIVLLLLLLLLGCAAYCCHSAPCERCFSDFCLFMSVV; encoded by the exons atgtttctgtgtgtgtatctactcTACTGTTTACTGCAGGAGAATTCAG GTTGCACTGTAGATCAAGGTCTGCAGGGATCTATCACTAAATCAGTTGGAGAGTCTGTGGTGCTGAGCTGCTCCTGTGAAAATCTAGAggataaatcttatacagtacAGTGGGGCTATACGGAGACTATCACACATGACACATACAATGTCCAGCTACTGGTGTTTCCAGAAGACCACAAACAGAATCAGCGCTACAGAGGCAGAGTTCACATACTGAACCAGAATCCAGGAAATGTATCTCTGATAATCTCTCACCTCACTGTAGAAGATTCAGGAACATACCTGTGTGGTGTCAAAGGGAAATTTTCCAGTGCTGTTTCTCTTCATGTCAGAG GTCCATCAAGAACTGTTTCTAATCCCGTGATAAACTGGACCATCATCTGTATTGTCTTACTGTTACTGCTCTTACTGCTAGGATGTGCTGCTTACTGCT GTCACTCTGCACCATGTGAGAGATGTTTCTCTGATTTTTGCCTGTTTATGAGTGTTGTATAA